The genomic segment ATCGAGATACATACCAGATCGCCGTAGAAGATCTCGAGAAAACGATTCAGTCTCTCACTCCCGAAACCCTACCGATGTTTCTTAATTGTCTCTACGATTCGTGCTCCGATCCGAAACCTGCTGTTAAAAAAGAGTGTCTCCACCTTCTCTCGTACGTTTGTAGTCTCCATTGCGATTCCACGGCTGCGCATCTCACTAAAATCATCGCTCAGATTGTGAAAAGGTTGAAGGATTCTGATTCTGGAGTTAGGGATGCTTGTAGGGATACGATTGGTGCGTTGTCTGGGATTTATCTCAAAGAAGggaccaataataataataatactggTGCAGCTTCATCGGCTGTGGGTTTATTCGTTAAGCCATTGTTTGAGGCAATGGGAGAGCAGAACAAAGTTGTACAATCGGGAGCTGCTATCTGTATGGCTAGGATGGTGGAGTCTGCTGCTAGTCCTCCAATTACTTCTTTCCAAAAGCTATGCCCTAGGATCTGCAAGCTTTTGAGCAATTCTAGTTTCTTGGCTAAGGCTTCTCTTTTGCCTGTTGTTTCAAGTCTGTCTCAGGTTTGCACGGAACACTTTTAATCTCTTATTCATGTTTTAGAGAATGCGCACTATGTTTGCTGTGGTGAATGGAAGAATATGACGAAATTAGTGTCAGTCAGTATCTAGATCACAAAGCTTTAGTCCTCATATCAGAAGCTTTAGTATCAATATCTTCAGGTTAAGTCTTAATACGACTATTTTTCTTCTAGGTGTTGATGAAGTTAAtcttgttgttgtggtttttaTTAGGGCTTACAAGTTTCAgtgcatttttctttttacctctgGTAGTTCAATGCTAGTTGCTTCAATTGTTAAACTTGTCTATTAAAATGAGAAGTAAAGAGCAATAAATTTGGTCAGGTGGGAGCCATTGCGCCTCAGAGCTTGGAGTCATTGCTAGAAAGTATCCATGATTGCCTTGGAAGTACAGATTGGGTGACACGAAAGGCTGCGGCTGAGACATTGGCTGCATTGGCGTCACATTCAAGTGGATTAGTTAAGGAAAAAACTGATTCCACTATTACCGTGCTTGAGACCTGTCGGTTTGACAAGGTAGCTATCTTTTCTTCTCCAATTATTCTAAGGTTGAACTAAGAACAAATCAAATTCCACTATTACCGTGTTTGAGACACATCATTTTTACAAGGTAGCTACATTTTTTTAGTAGTCTAAAGTGGCTCTGTTATGAAGGAAAGTTGAACCTCATTAGCTCTTCAATTCCTTGGGAATGCCATCAGCTGCTCAAATCATATCTGTTAGTAGTTGATAGTGCTTTTGGGCCTTTCTCATCACTTGCTATGCAGATGAAACGTTTACAAAAGTAGCTTGGATTTCTCACGAAGCCTtccattttgatttattataataCTTACATATCTCAAGGACTTTTAGTCATCTATAACTTTTCTTTCACTTCTAACCTTTGAAATGGGGGAATGTTTTGTGAAATGGATTATGTAAACGATGGAGAGTTTCACATTCATCAAAAGTTTATTAGTTTGGACATGTAATAATCTTCCCTAGGCAGTTTAATGATGGTATTTTCTTGGACAGATCAAACCTGTCAGGGAAAGTGTGACAGAGGCGCTGCAGTTATGGAAGAAGATTTCTGGAAAATATGTCGATGGTGCTCCAGATGAGTCAAAACATTCATCTGGTGAGCAGCTTGGATCAGAGAAGAACGGGGATAAAAGGTCTAATCTAGCAGATCTAATGAAAAAGGAGGCATCCGATGGTTCCACGCTCTCAGACTCTGCTGCTAAAGGAGGTCTTCCTGCAGCAGTACTGTTGAAGAAGAAAGCACCTGTCTTAAGTGACAAAGATTTTAATCCTGAATTTTTCCAGAGACTAGAAAGAAGGCAATCCGTGGAAGTAGTAGTCCCTCGTAGATGTAAAAACAACGAAGAGGAAGAATCAGGACTCGATGATCTCAACGCCTTAGGATCTTCAAATCGCTTCAAGAACATCCAAGCAGATGATAAACAGGTAAAAGGTAGGTTTGATGGGAACGGATCTCAGGCAGGGACATCTGGTGATGATAAGGCTGGTGTTGTAAATGGAAAAGAGACACCTGGAAATCACGCTGCTGTCTCCAATACTGATAACCAATCTGAAGGATCCTTCACAAGTAATAGAGGAAATTGGTCAGCCATCCAGAGGCAGTTGTTGCAGCTAGAGAGACAACAGACAAATCTTATGAACATGCTCCAAGAGTTTATTGGTGGCTCACATGATAGTATGGTGACCTTAGAGGGCAGGGTAAGAGGTTTAGAGAGGATTGTTGAAGATATGGCAAGAGATCTTTCAATATCATCAGGTCGCAGGGGTAATCTCACAGCTGGATTTGACAAATATAATAGCTTTGCTAACTATCCAACTGGAAAGCGTAATGGCCGAGCTCCAGGAGACAGAGGCTCACAACCGGATGGAGCTATGAGGGGAAGGATGTGGAATTCTGATATGGGGGATGACTGGTACATGCCTCCAAATGCTGCTTCCAGAAATGGACAAGCCGGGCCAAGAAGATCACCTCGGTCAGAGCAATATGAGAATGAGCACATGGGGAATGGCAGGAGAGGTTGGGATAATAAAGCAGCTGGAACCATTAGATTTGGTGAAGGCCCTTCAGCAAGAAGTGTGTGGCAAGCATCAAAGGATGAAGCTACACTTGAAGCTATCAGAATAGCCGGCGAGGATGGTGCAGTCCCTCGTCCAAACCGAGTAGCGGTTGCCCCTGAAGCTGAAGCCATGGGAGATGACGAAAACGAAGGGCAGGAACGTGACCCGATATGGGCTTCATGGAGTAATGCAATGCACTCACTCCGTGTTGGCGACATTGATGCTGCTTATGCAGAAGTCCTCTGCGCCGGTGACCAGCACTTGATCATCAAGTTGATGGACAGGACGGGACCTTCTCTTGACCAGATGTCAAATGAGATTGCAAATGAAGCTCTAAATTTCATCGCTCAGTTTCTGCTGGATCATAATCTCTACGACATCTGCTTATCTTGGAGTCAACAGGTAGATCTTTTACAGGAAAATGGGTTCCAAGAATCACATCACATCGATTTTTGGTTTTAACctccc from the Camelina sativa cultivar DH55 chromosome 12, Cs, whole genome shotgun sequence genome contains:
- the LOC104730682 gene encoding microtubule-associated protein TORTIFOLIA1-like codes for the protein MSTPTTTSGSAAKPTRPARSSSSSSVAARSSSNSGSLTSFQAMVELKQKILTSISKLADRDTYQIAVEDLEKTIQSLTPETLPMFLNCLYDSCSDPKPAVKKECLHLLSYVCSLHCDSTAAHLTKIIAQIVKRLKDSDSGVRDACRDTIGALSGIYLKEGTNNNNNTGAASSAVGLFVKPLFEAMGEQNKVVQSGAAICMARMVESAASPPITSFQKLCPRICKLLSNSSFLAKASLLPVVSSLSQVGAIAPQSLESLLESIHDCLGSTDWVTRKAAAETLAALASHSSGLVKEKTDSTITVLETCRFDKIKPVRESVTEALQLWKKISGKYVDGAPDESKHSSGEQLGSEKNGDKRSNLADLMKKEASDGSTLSDSAAKGGLPAAVLLKKKAPVLSDKDFNPEFFQRLERRQSVEVVVPRRCKNNEEEESGLDDLNALGSSNRFKNIQADDKQVKGRFDGNGSQAGTSGDDKAGVVNGKETPGNHAAVSNTDNQSEGSFTSNRGNWSAIQRQLLQLERQQTNLMNMLQEFIGGSHDSMVTLEGRVRGLERIVEDMARDLSISSGRRGNLTAGFDKYNSFANYPTGKRNGRAPGDRGSQPDGAMRGRMWNSDMGDDWYMPPNAASRNGQAGPRRSPRSEQYENEHMGNGRRGWDNKAAGTIRFGEGPSARSVWQASKDEATLEAIRIAGEDGAVPRPNRVAVAPEAEAMGDDENEGQERDPIWASWSNAMHSLRVGDIDAAYAEVLCAGDQHLIIKLMDRTGPSLDQMSNEIANEALNFIAQFLLDHNLYDICLSWSQQLLELVLQDGADTFGIPMELKTEILYNLQDACSTMDPPEDWEGHAPEQLVVQLASVWEIDLQQFDS